The Salmo salar chromosome ssa06, Ssal_v3.1, whole genome shotgun sequence genome window below encodes:
- the LOC100194929 gene encoding cell division cycle protein 27 homolog isoform X2 yields MTEELNRLNLESSNSKYSSLNTDSTMSYIDSSLISPDTVGPLGTGGSLLSKQVQNKPKSGRSLLGGPAALSPLTPSFGILPLEPSPGEPLYLQNYSHSGSGMEPPPPGVPPKKSVARISQVGTKSVFAQSGNSREVIPIPFNQTQTTAPPQTSTTPQVLSPTIAAPPNVQPRRSSRLFTSASSTAKENSKKLKMKFPTKIPNRKTKSKTGKGGITPSNLNESIEILKLDSSMTEGKVSMGSPQFQAFSLQKAAADGLMSLMRDIGRGYLALCSYNCKEAISILSQLPSHHYNTGWVLGQIGRAHFELAEYMQAERIFSEVRRIESYRVEGMEIYSTTLWHLQKDVALSALSKDLTDMDKNSPEAWCVAGNCFSLQREHDIAIKFFQRAIQVNPGFAYAYTLLGHEFVLTEELEKALACFRNAIRVNTRHYNAWYGLGMIYYKQEKFNLAEIHFKKALSINPQSSVLLCHIGVVQHALKKSDHALETLNRAINLDPKNPLCKFHRASILFANEKYKAALQELEELKQIVPKESLVYFLIGKVYKKLGQTHLALMNFSWAMDLDPKGANNQIKEAIDKRYLPDDEEPVTEDYPYDSAAEVEESQESSMTNADDTQLHTAESDEVL; encoded by the exons atgaccgag GAATTAAACAGACTGAACCTGGAGTCTTCCAACTCCAAGTACTCGTCTCTGAACACAGACTCCACCATGTCCTACATCGACTCGTCCCTCATCTCCCCGGACACCGTAGGGCCTCTGGGGACAGGGGGCTCCCTGCTGTCCAAACAAGTGCAGAACAAACCCAAGAGTGGGCGCAGTCTACTGGGAGGACCGGCAGCACTCAGCCCCCTCACACCCAG TTTTGGAATCTTGCCCCTGGAGCCCAGCCCAGGGGAACCCTTATATCTTCAGAACTACTCTCACAGTGGCTCGGGGATGGAGCCGCCCCCTCCCGGAGTCCCACCAAAGAAG TCTGTCGCGAGAATCAGTCAGGTGGGGACGAAGTCAGTGTTTGCACAGAGCGGTAACAGCAGGGAGGTCATCCCTATCCCCTTCAACCAGACTCAGACCACTGCCCCCCCACAGACCAG TACTACGCCTCAAGTGCTGAGCCCCACCATCGCTGCTCCCCCCAACGTGCAGCCCAGACGGAGCTCCAGACTCTTCACCAGTGCCAGCTCTACTGCCAAG GAGAACAGCAAGAAGCTGAAAATGAAGTTCCCCACCAAAATCCCCAACCGGAAGACCAAGTCAAAAACGGGCAAGGGAGGCatcaccccatccaacctgaacgAGAGCATTGAGATCCTCAAGCTGGACTCGTCCATGACAGAGGGGAAAGTCAGTATGGGCTCTCCTCAGTTCCAAGCCTTCAGTCTGCAGAAGGCTGCTGCAG ATGGCCTGATGTCGCTGATGCGAGACATCGGCCGGGGGTACCTGGCCCTCTGCTCTTACAACTGTAAAGAGGCCATTAGCATCCTGAGCCAGCTGCCCTCCCATCACTACAACACAGGGTGGGTCCTGGGACAGATCGGCAGGGCCCACTTTGAGCTGGCCGAATACATGCAG GCGGAGAGGATCTTCTCGGAGGTGCGGCGCATCGAGAGCTACCGGGTGGAGGGCATGGAGATTTACTCCACCACACTGTGGCACTTGCAGAAGGACGTGGCCCTGTCGGCCCTGTCCAAAGACCTCACCGACATGGACAAGAATTCACCAGAG GCGTGGTGCGTGGCTGGTAACTGTTTCAGTCTGCAGAGGGAGCATGACATAGCCATTAAGTTCTTCCAGCGTGCCATCCAGGTGAATCCGGGCTTTGCCTACGCCTACACGCTGCTAGGCCATGAGTTTGTCCTCACAGAGGAGCTGGAGAAGGCTCTGGCCTGCTTCCGTAACGCCATCAGAGTCAACACACGCCACTACAATGCCTG gtATGGCTTGGGGATGATCTACTATAAGCAGGAGAAATTCAACCTGGCAGAGATTCACTTCAAGAAGGCACTTAGCATCAACCCTCAGAGCTCTGTGCTCCTCTGCCACATCGGAGTG GTTCAGCATGCATTGAAGAAGTCTGACCATGCTTTGGAAACCCTGAATAGAGCGATCAACTTAGACCCCAAGAACCCTCTATGCAAATTCCACAGGGCCTCCATCCTCTTCGCAAATGAAAAGTACAAG GCGGCTCTACAAGAGCTTGAAGAGCTGAAACAAATAGTGCCCAAAGAGTCCCTTGTTTACTTTTTAATAGGAAAG GTGTATAAAAAGCTGGGCCAGACACACTTGGCATTGATGAACTTCTCCTGGGCCATGGACCTGGATCCCAAAGGAGCCAACAATCAGATCAAAGAGGCCATAGACAAGAGGTACCTCCCTGACGACGAGGAGCCTGTCACTGAGGACTACCCATATGACTCAG CAGCTGAGGTGGAGGAGTCGCAGGAGAGCAGTATGACCAACGCAGACGACACGCAGCTCCACACCGCTGAGAGCGATGAGGTCCTGTAA